The Brevibacillus brevis genome contains a region encoding:
- a CDS encoding aminotransferase-like domain-containing protein: MPERPYFSFHFHKQSHTPIYVQLAEQLKTAILRGAFLVDGQQLISLRDMKTISGCSLETVKKAYDHLALEGWLEAVHGKGYYLTQLAKEARLENRLPLTDIPIASLADSSPRPSEELVKRLRGAFYESLTVLDEPSAKKKIMRTQAAKVFADHLSRRGLPHSPERLLLFNRSTSGFAFLAQRVMNARDVVYVEEYSYPVFLRLLSQCGITVRPIRMDEEGVCIQALNEEQEHYPANWLLINPHYQFPTGISYSLKRKEELLEWAQNHNVRLIENDHYGDLWFEEPSVPLYQMAAQAKSTIEVYYLHSLSKTLARDLQLGVLMLPSELSNDELERYSQLVSMTGAEPSLLVVEAAVQLLDDPWFYEEFLADRRALFQARFLRLWQERRHALPDHARMFPITGGLNTWIKWGTPTARATEQEERVVAILREEGLELTGGHAFRVADEPADILRCPAVRFPLAPLEERELKHWLHRLGAALLR, encoded by the coding sequence ATGCCAGAGCGACCTTATTTTTCTTTTCATTTCCACAAACAATCGCACACACCGATCTATGTACAACTCGCTGAACAATTAAAAACAGCGATTCTGCGTGGTGCCTTTCTTGTAGATGGACAACAATTGATATCGCTGCGAGATATGAAAACAATTAGCGGCTGCTCGTTGGAGACAGTCAAAAAAGCATACGATCATCTTGCTTTGGAAGGCTGGCTGGAAGCTGTGCATGGTAAAGGCTATTACTTGACGCAGCTTGCCAAAGAAGCTCGTTTGGAAAATCGCCTCCCGCTCACAGATATTCCGATTGCTTCCCTAGCTGATTCCTCCCCTCGTCCAAGCGAAGAGCTGGTGAAGCGATTACGTGGTGCTTTTTATGAGAGCCTGACCGTGTTGGATGAACCGTCCGCGAAGAAGAAAATCATGCGAACGCAGGCTGCCAAGGTTTTCGCTGATCACCTCAGCCGAAGGGGACTGCCCCACTCTCCAGAGCGCCTTCTGCTTTTTAACAGAAGCACGAGCGGCTTCGCCTTCCTAGCACAGCGCGTCATGAATGCGCGTGATGTCGTCTACGTGGAGGAGTATAGCTATCCCGTGTTCCTGCGCCTGCTGAGCCAGTGCGGTATTACGGTTCGCCCGATTCGCATGGATGAAGAAGGAGTTTGTATTCAAGCCCTCAATGAAGAGCAGGAGCATTATCCTGCCAATTGGCTATTGATAAACCCGCATTACCAATTCCCTACAGGCATCAGCTATTCATTGAAACGAAAGGAAGAGCTTCTCGAATGGGCACAGAATCATAACGTACGTCTTATTGAAAACGATCATTATGGCGACCTTTGGTTTGAAGAGCCGAGTGTTCCGCTGTACCAGATGGCTGCGCAGGCAAAAAGCACAATCGAGGTCTACTATTTGCATTCTTTGTCCAAAACACTGGCTCGCGATCTGCAATTGGGCGTGCTAATGCTTCCTTCTGAATTATCGAATGATGAATTAGAGCGCTACAGCCAGCTTGTTTCCATGACCGGAGCGGAACCTTCCCTGCTCGTCGTAGAGGCAGCCGTTCAACTCCTCGATGATCCATGGTTTTACGAAGAGTTTCTGGCAGATCGACGCGCCCTGTTCCAGGCCCGCTTCCTGCGACTCTGGCAGGAAAGACGGCACGCACTCCCCGATCACGCACGGATGTTCCCAATCACAGGCGGGTTAAATACGTGGATCAAATGGGGCACGCCAACCGCAAGAGCAACCGAACAAGAAGAGAGAGTCGTCGCTATTTTGCGAGAGGAAGGTCTCGAACTGACTGGCGGCCATGCTTTTCGCGTAGCGGATGAGCCTGCCGATATTCTGCGATGCCCGGCTGTCCGTTTCCCGCTTGCTCCACTGGAAGAACGAGAGTTGAAACATTGGCTCCACCGATTGGGTGCTGCTCTTCTTCGGTAA
- a CDS encoding TrkH family potassium uptake protein: MIKKIVEKLHLDPPKTLVLGFALIIFLGALLLTLPVATVDGLGLHWLDALFTATSATCVTGLVVVDTGTTFTTFGQLVILSLIQIGGLGFMTFATFFALIMRKKISLRERLILQESLNQMSIEGIVRLAKMILIFTALTEFIGGVLLSIRFAFDFPLQKAIYFGFFHAISNFNNAGFDLMGEFASLTAYVEDPLVNLVVCLMIILGGIGFIVVSELYDYRHNRRLSLHTKVVLTTTGLLITAGTVLIFILEYNNPKTLQPLSMMGKVLGSFYQSVTPRTAGSNTLNIGDMYQSSLFLIIILMFIGASPGSTGGGIKTTTFATLIGAVIAQVKGKEDVIFFRQRILSHMVYKSLTLTMIALFIVLVMTMVLSITETGARFEMVLFEVTSAFATTGLSMGLTPNLTPLGKALIILTMFAGRLGPLTIAFALAQRKQKEYFRYPKGKITIG, translated from the coding sequence ATGATTAAAAAAATCGTAGAAAAGCTTCACCTTGATCCACCAAAAACGCTTGTACTTGGGTTTGCCTTGATTATCTTCCTGGGAGCGCTGCTTTTGACACTCCCGGTCGCTACTGTGGATGGACTTGGTCTGCACTGGCTTGATGCTCTGTTTACGGCCACCTCTGCTACGTGTGTAACAGGCTTGGTTGTCGTCGATACTGGAACGACTTTCACGACCTTTGGTCAACTCGTCATTTTATCGCTCATTCAAATTGGCGGTCTCGGATTCATGACGTTCGCTACATTCTTCGCATTGATCATGCGTAAAAAGATCTCCTTGCGCGAGCGACTCATCCTGCAAGAATCCCTGAATCAGATGTCGATAGAAGGTATCGTACGTTTAGCCAAAATGATTTTGATTTTTACTGCCCTTACTGAGTTTATAGGCGGGGTGCTTCTCTCTATTCGTTTTGCCTTTGATTTTCCTCTGCAAAAAGCGATCTACTTCGGCTTTTTCCATGCGATTTCTAACTTTAACAACGCTGGTTTTGACCTTATGGGCGAGTTCGCCAGCTTGACAGCCTATGTGGAGGATCCGCTCGTTAATCTCGTCGTCTGTCTGATGATCATTCTTGGCGGTATTGGTTTCATCGTGGTCAGTGAGTTATACGATTATCGTCATAACCGCCGCTTGTCATTACATACGAAAGTCGTACTGACAACAACCGGTCTCTTGATTACAGCAGGAACAGTGCTTATTTTTATTTTGGAGTACAACAATCCAAAAACGTTGCAGCCCCTATCCATGATGGGCAAAGTGCTCGGCTCCTTCTATCAATCGGTTACACCCCGTACGGCAGGTTCCAACACATTGAATATCGGTGACATGTATCAGTCGTCGCTTTTCCTCATTATTATCCTGATGTTCATCGGTGCTTCCCCTGGCTCGACTGGTGGGGGTATCAAGACGACGACATTTGCCACACTGATTGGTGCAGTTATCGCCCAAGTAAAAGGGAAAGAAGATGTCATCTTCTTCCGGCAACGCATCCTGTCGCACATGGTCTACAAATCGCTGACATTGACTATGATTGCCCTGTTCATTGTGCTTGTCATGACGATGGTCCTCTCTATTACCGAAACAGGGGCGCGCTTTGAGATGGTCCTGTTCGAAGTCACCTCTGCTTTTGCTACAACTGGACTATCCATGGGACTAACTCCTAACCTAACACCCCTCGGCAAAGCGTTGATCATTTTGACAATGTTTGCTGGTCGTTTGGGACCTCTCACAATTGCCTTTGCCCTCGCGCAGCGCAAGCAGAAGGAATACTTCCGTTATCCAAAAGGGAAGATCACCATCGGATAA
- the leuB gene encoding 3-isopropylmalate dehydrogenase encodes MKKNYRIAVLPGDGIGPEIMQEAVKVLTLVGELEGVTFTCEEGRIGGIAIDTDGTPLPEETVTLAKQADAVLLGAVGGPKWDQNPGHLRPETGLLGIRKALGLFANIRPATMHSSLVDASSLKPEVVSGVDLIVVRELTGGIYFGEKKRYDGPNGEVAEDQCIYHEAEVERIIRVGFDIARKRQKRLVSVDKANVLESSRLWRKVAERVAADYPDVELSHQLVDSCAMQLVREPKQFDVIVTENMFGDILSDQAAMLTGSIGMLSSASLAAGSFGLYEPVHGSAPDIAGKGIANPLATILSVAMMLRLSLGMDEAAAAVENAVWSVLEAGHRTGDIAADRSKAIGTVEMGQLVRDELSKQWQKQ; translated from the coding sequence ATGAAGAAAAACTATCGCATCGCCGTTCTTCCTGGAGACGGTATTGGACCAGAAATCATGCAGGAAGCGGTTAAAGTCCTTACACTCGTAGGGGAACTTGAAGGTGTTACTTTTACATGTGAAGAAGGCCGGATCGGTGGTATCGCAATCGATACGGATGGAACACCGTTGCCAGAAGAAACGGTAACGCTGGCAAAGCAAGCGGATGCTGTGCTCTTGGGAGCCGTTGGCGGACCGAAGTGGGATCAGAATCCTGGGCATCTTCGTCCAGAAACAGGGCTGCTTGGCATTCGCAAAGCGCTTGGTCTGTTTGCCAACATTCGCCCAGCTACCATGCACAGCTCTCTGGTGGATGCGTCCTCCCTCAAGCCAGAAGTCGTTTCTGGCGTTGACTTGATCGTTGTACGTGAACTGACCGGGGGGATTTACTTCGGTGAGAAAAAACGCTATGACGGTCCAAACGGTGAAGTCGCAGAAGACCAGTGCATCTATCATGAAGCGGAAGTCGAGCGAATCATTCGAGTCGGCTTCGACATTGCGCGCAAACGCCAAAAGCGTCTCGTATCTGTTGATAAGGCAAACGTCCTCGAAAGCTCCCGCCTCTGGCGCAAGGTAGCCGAGCGAGTAGCGGCCGACTATCCAGATGTAGAGCTGTCTCATCAGTTGGTAGACTCTTGCGCGATGCAGCTCGTACGAGAACCAAAGCAGTTTGACGTCATCGTGACGGAAAACATGTTTGGCGACATCTTGAGCGATCAGGCAGCGATGCTGACTGGTTCGATTGGGATGCTGTCCTCGGCGAGTCTGGCAGCAGGCAGCTTTGGCCTGTATGAACCGGTTCATGGCTCTGCCCCTGACATTGCTGGAAAAGGCATTGCCAATCCGCTGGCAACCATTCTGTCCGTAGCGATGATGCTTCGTCTCTCGCTCGGTATGGATGAAGCGGCAGCAGCCGTGGAAAACGCAGTTTGGTCCGTACTGGAAGCAGGACATCGCACTGGCGATATCGCGGCAGACCGAAGCAAAGCGATTGGCACAGTAGAGATGGGTCAACTGGTTCGCGACGAGCTGTCCAAACAGTGGCAAAAACAATAA
- a CDS encoding 2-isopropylmalate synthase, producing the protein MRTIEIFDTTLRDGEQSPGVNISTNEKVEIALQLEKLGVNKIEAGFAAASPGDQKSVAEVAKRVKNATVVSLARAVKDDMDKAYEALRNAQNASLHVFLATSPIHRQFKLNMSKEEVLARAVEAVTYAKKYFTEVQFSAEDAARTEIDFLAEVVEAVIKAGATTVNIPDTVGYMTPYQYGNIFRELKKRVPSTDLIRLSCHCHDDLGMAVANSLAAVEGGATQVEGTINGIGERAGNAALEEVALALETRKDYYQTTTKLNLKEIARTSQLVSRLTGMIVPGNKAVVGANAFAHESGIHQDGVLKEVTTYEIIRPESVGFKSNKLVLGKHSGRHAFKEKLVDLGYHLEQEEVNAAFAAFKVLCDKKKEITDDDILALVDSKMVRGPEAFQLESVQLAYGNISVPTASVRLVRADGSVCEEAACGNGSVDSIYKAIDRATGEEVSLVDYKILSVTHGQDALGEVFVRLQQGDLIVTGRGVSTDVLEASAIAYVRAVNKIMERRGEPAPVSATI; encoded by the coding sequence ATGCGGACCATTGAGATTTTTGATACGACACTGCGCGATGGGGAGCAGTCTCCGGGCGTCAATATTAGCACGAACGAAAAGGTGGAGATCGCCCTTCAACTCGAGAAGCTGGGCGTAAACAAAATTGAGGCGGGCTTCGCTGCTGCCTCTCCTGGTGACCAAAAGTCTGTGGCCGAAGTTGCAAAACGGGTGAAGAATGCAACCGTCGTCAGTCTGGCTCGGGCCGTAAAAGACGACATGGATAAGGCATACGAAGCGCTTCGCAACGCACAAAACGCTTCCCTCCACGTCTTTCTCGCAACATCTCCGATTCACCGTCAGTTCAAGCTGAACATGAGCAAGGAAGAAGTCCTTGCTCGGGCGGTGGAGGCGGTTACCTATGCGAAAAAGTACTTTACGGAAGTTCAGTTTTCCGCAGAGGATGCAGCGCGTACCGAGATCGACTTTTTGGCAGAGGTTGTAGAGGCGGTAATCAAGGCAGGGGCTACCACGGTAAATATTCCAGATACGGTTGGCTACATGACGCCGTATCAATACGGAAACATTTTCCGTGAACTGAAAAAACGCGTGCCTTCTACTGATCTGATTCGTCTGAGCTGCCATTGCCACGATGACCTCGGGATGGCAGTCGCCAACAGTCTCGCTGCTGTCGAGGGTGGAGCTACGCAAGTGGAGGGCACCATCAATGGAATCGGAGAGCGTGCTGGAAATGCAGCTCTGGAAGAAGTGGCTCTTGCATTGGAGACTCGCAAGGATTACTACCAGACGACGACCAAGCTGAATTTGAAAGAAATCGCACGGACCAGCCAGCTGGTGAGCCGTTTGACTGGGATGATCGTGCCAGGAAATAAAGCGGTCGTGGGTGCAAATGCTTTTGCGCACGAATCCGGTATTCACCAGGATGGTGTGTTAAAAGAAGTCACTACGTACGAAATCATCCGTCCGGAATCGGTCGGCTTCAAGTCAAACAAACTGGTTCTCGGCAAGCACTCTGGGCGCCATGCATTCAAAGAAAAGCTGGTTGATCTGGGCTATCACCTGGAGCAAGAAGAGGTAAACGCAGCGTTTGCAGCGTTCAAAGTATTGTGCGACAAAAAGAAAGAAATCACCGATGACGACATCCTCGCATTGGTCGACTCCAAGATGGTTCGCGGACCTGAAGCGTTCCAGCTGGAATCCGTACAGCTCGCTTATGGCAACATTTCTGTTCCGACAGCGAGTGTACGACTGGTTCGTGCCGACGGATCGGTATGCGAAGAAGCCGCATGTGGAAATGGATCGGTTGATTCTATCTACAAAGCGATTGACCGCGCTACCGGAGAAGAAGTCTCCCTCGTCGATTACAAAATCCTTTCTGTTACTCACGGGCAAGATGCGTTGGGTGAAGTGTTTGTACGCCTTCAACAGGGCGATCTGATTGTAACGGGACGCGGTGTGAGTACAGATGTGCTGGAAGCAAGCGCCATTGCCTATGTACGGGCAGTCAACAAGATCATGGAGCGGCGTGGCGAGCCTGCGCCCGTCAGTGCAACGATATAA